AGAATTTTCTGATAAGCCATGGCACTCTAAAGAAGAGACTTCTAAATATACAATGTTACAAAAATCAGGTAAAGCTATTAGATATTTTTGGGTAAATGAAGTAAATTCTGTTATTACTTCTCCATGTCCTGAAAAACCTTGGACTCATCTAAAAAAAGGCGATTTGGTTGAGATTGAAGGTTTAGCTTGGTCTGGTAGTGGAACTATTAAACATGTTGATGTATCTTTTGATGGTGGTGATAATTGGGTTGAAGCTAATTTAAAAGGATTAGTATTACCAAAATCATGGACAAGATTTAGTTATATCATGAGATGGGAAGGAAAACCTTTATTGCTTGCAAGTAGAGCAACTGATGATGTTGGAAGAACTCAACCAACAATTGATGAAGAGACTTCTAAAGTTGGGGTTGAATCAGTTTATCATAGAAATGCAATAGTAACTTGGGAAATTACAAAAAAAGGGGAGTGTAACAATGTACAAATTAGAAAACATAAAAAAGCATAATGCTCTTCTAAAATCGGTTTTATGTATATTTGCTGTTTCAGGAATATTATTTGCAAATGATAATATTGCTGTTGATGGTGGTAAAAAATATCCTGTTAAAGATGGAATGTATACAAAATACCATGTTAATACACAAGGATATAAAAAATTTAATTTTGGTAGAGAAGCAACACAAGATGAGATAAATGCATGGAATGTTGATGTTAGACCAGATGGAGAAGGACTTCCAAAATATGATACAAAAAATGGGAAAGTTGTATTAGAAGATGGAAAACCAAAAATTGCACAAGGAAGTGTAGAACTAGGAGAAGAGTTATATGATGAAAAATGTGCAAGCTGTCATGGTGATTTTGGTTCTGGAGGAAAAGGATATCCAACATTAGCAGGTGGGTCTAAAAATTCTTTAACTTTACAAAGATTAAATCCAGCAGATATGAATCCAAATCCAGAAGGTCCATTTAAAACAATTGGTTCTTATTGGCCATATGCAAGTACATTGTTTTGGTATATTCAAGATTCAATGCCATTTACAAATCCTAAGACTTTAACAAATAGTCAAACATACGCACTTGTGGCATATTTATTATCTGTAAATAACATTAAAATAAATGGAGAAGAGTTAGATTATGAATTTATTTTAAATAAAGAAAACTTTTCTAAAATTAAATTACCAAACGAAGATGGTTTTTATCCAAATGTGGATACTCCTAAAAATCCAAAACAAGGAGTTGAAAATATTACAAAATTTCTTGCAGATGCAAAAAATTATGGTACTGGTACAAGATGTATGAAAGACTGTATCAAAGAGGATGTTGATAAATTACTTTTAAAAATGAGACACGATTTATCAAAAGATGCAAATCAGCCTTTATCTACAAAAAGAGATTTACCAAAAGTAAAAGAGGGTGAACAATCTAGCGTAGGTAAAACTATTTACGAATCAAAATGTGCAGTTTGTCATGGAAATGATGCTATAGGTGCACCAGTTTTAAAAGATAAAGAAGCTTGGGCAAATGTAGTAAAAAAAGGTATGGATAAAGTTTATAGTAATGCACTAAATGGTGTAAATGCTATGCCACCAAAGGGTGGACACATGGATATCTCTGATGAAGATATTAAAAAAACCGTTGATTATATGGTAGAATCTAGTAAATAAACGAAAGGAGAGAGAGTGTTATGAAATTAGCTAAATCTTTTTTACTTGTAAGTATTACTTGTGGGTTATTTTCAATTAGTTCTTTTGCTTCGGATAATACGAAGCTAATAAATGAGGGTGAAAAGATTTTTAATACTAAAAATCTAGGAAACTGTCTTGCATGTCATGCAGCAAATGGTAAAAATGTAGATGGACCAGGAAGTATGGGACCAAAACTGCAATATTTATCATCTTGGCCTGATGAAGCATTATATGCTAAGATTTATGATCCATACACAACTAATCCAATTTCTCAAATGCCTGCATTTGGTAAAAATGGATGGTTAAGTGATCATCAAATTAAAGCACTTATTGCTTATTTAAAAACAATAAATTAATAGTAAGGATATAAAATGTTAAATAGAA
The window above is part of the Arcobacter sp. CECT 8986 genome. Proteins encoded here:
- a CDS encoding c-type cytochrome — its product is MYKLENIKKHNALLKSVLCIFAVSGILFANDNIAVDGGKKYPVKDGMYTKYHVNTQGYKKFNFGREATQDEINAWNVDVRPDGEGLPKYDTKNGKVVLEDGKPKIAQGSVELGEELYDEKCASCHGDFGSGGKGYPTLAGGSKNSLTLQRLNPADMNPNPEGPFKTIGSYWPYASTLFWYIQDSMPFTNPKTLTNSQTYALVAYLLSVNNIKINGEELDYEFILNKENFSKIKLPNEDGFYPNVDTPKNPKQGVENITKFLADAKNYGTGTRCMKDCIKEDVDKLLLKMRHDLSKDANQPLSTKRDLPKVKEGEQSSVGKTIYESKCAVCHGNDAIGAPVLKDKEAWANVVKKGMDKVYSNALNGVNAMPPKGGHMDISDEDIKKTVDYMVESSK
- the soxX gene encoding sulfur oxidation c-type cytochrome SoxX, which produces MKLAKSFLLVSITCGLFSISSFASDNTKLINEGEKIFNTKNLGNCLACHAANGKNVDGPGSMGPKLQYLSSWPDEALYAKIYDPYTTNPISQMPAFGKNGWLSDHQIKALIAYLKTIN